In Paenibacillus ihbetae, the following are encoded in one genomic region:
- the hslV gene encoding ATP-dependent protease subunit HslV, whose translation MEMTFHATTICAVRHNGKAAIAGDGQVTFGESVVMKQTAKKVRRLYRGQVVAGFAGSVADAITLFEKFEGKLEEHHGNLQRAAVELAKDWRQDRVLRKLEALMIVVDKTGMLLISGGGEIIEPDDDVLAIGSGGNFALSAGRALKRHASHLEAKDIAREALQIASEVCVYTNSNITVEEL comes from the coding sequence ATGGAAATGACTTTTCACGCTACGACGATCTGCGCCGTTCGGCATAATGGCAAGGCAGCCATTGCCGGCGACGGCCAAGTCACGTTCGGAGAAAGTGTAGTCATGAAGCAGACCGCCAAAAAAGTGCGCCGTCTTTACCGGGGACAAGTTGTCGCCGGTTTTGCCGGTTCTGTGGCGGATGCGATTACGCTGTTTGAGAAATTTGAGGGCAAGCTGGAGGAGCATCATGGCAACCTGCAGCGCGCGGCCGTCGAGCTGGCCAAGGACTGGCGCCAGGATCGGGTGCTGCGGAAGCTGGAGGCTTTAATGATTGTGGTGGATAAGACCGGAATGCTGCTGATTTCCGGCGGTGGGGAAATTATTGAGCCCGACGACGATGTCCTGGCGATCGGATCGGGAGGCAATTTTGCGCTCTCGGCAGGACGTGCGCTGAAACGGCACGCATCGCATCTGGAGGCTAAGGACATCGCGCGAGAGGCGCTTCAGATTGCTTCAGAGGTTTGCGTATATACGAACAGCAATATTACTGTAGAAGAGCTGTAA
- the dprA gene encoding DNA-processing protein DprA produces the protein MKLESVLLATLHESEGIGWRSIHRILLNGPLHEGMISYGVNDWRDHGLSVEQANKLSKQFPSSVEQLLERMSNAAVAAAGHSQGDVWKLTNRSKIRIITALDDQYPELLKSMSEPPWVLYSIGRAELLDQPGVAMVGTRMPTAYGRKMAGVLAEALTGHGLAVVSGLARGIDSAAHEAALASRGATIAVLGAGIDIIYPAEHRSLYERIAESGLIVSEYPPGTKAHPGFFPRRNRIIAGLCLGTVVVEADARSGSLITADYALEAGRDVFAVPGQVTSPKSRGTLALIKQGAKMVTDAQDIIEEYDSWLPNRASNTYNKERQAPHSSLPGMDSGLTNDEQHVYHMLEQGPGSLDELLEGTQWDFGHLHSVLLSLIIKKQITQLPGAIYKII, from the coding sequence ATGAAGCTGGAAAGCGTGCTGCTGGCCACATTGCATGAAAGTGAAGGCATCGGGTGGAGATCGATTCACCGGATATTGCTGAACGGCCCGCTGCATGAAGGCATGATTTCTTATGGCGTGAATGACTGGAGAGACCATGGATTGTCTGTCGAGCAGGCGAATAAATTGTCGAAACAGTTTCCGTCGAGCGTCGAACAATTGCTGGAGCGGATGTCAAATGCTGCGGTCGCTGCGGCCGGACATTCCCAAGGGGATGTATGGAAGTTGACAAACCGCTCCAAAATACGTATTATTACAGCCCTCGATGATCAATATCCCGAGCTGTTGAAATCAATGTCCGAGCCGCCTTGGGTATTATATTCGATCGGCCGAGCGGAGCTATTGGACCAGCCCGGCGTTGCCATGGTCGGGACCCGGATGCCGACGGCTTATGGCCGCAAGATGGCCGGCGTCCTGGCCGAGGCGCTCACGGGGCACGGGCTCGCAGTCGTAAGCGGATTGGCCAGAGGAATTGACAGCGCTGCGCACGAGGCGGCTTTAGCAAGCAGAGGAGCCACGATTGCGGTTCTCGGTGCGGGGATTGATATCATCTATCCAGCAGAGCACCGGTCCTTGTATGAGCGGATCGCCGAATCGGGATTGATTGTTTCCGAATATCCGCCGGGTACGAAAGCCCATCCGGGATTTTTTCCAAGGAGAAACCGAATTATTGCGGGGCTGTGTCTCGGAACCGTTGTCGTGGAGGCGGATGCGCGCAGCGGATCGCTGATAACAGCGGATTACGCGCTCGAGGCAGGGAGGGATGTCTTCGCGGTTCCCGGACAAGTGACTTCTCCCAAGAGCCGGGGAACGCTTGCCCTCATTAAACAGGGGGCCAAGATGGTGACGGACGCCCAGGATATTATCGAAGAATATGATTCCTGGTTGCCAAACAGGGCTTCCAATACATACAATAAGGAGCGGCAGGCCCCTCATTCGAGCCTCCCCGGCATGGATTCCGGGTTGACAAACGATGAACAGCACGTTTACCATATGCTCGAACAGGGACCCGGGTCGCTTGACGAGTTGTTGGAGGGGACCCAGTGGGATTTTGGACATTTGCATTCAGTTCTGTTATCTTTAATCATAAAAAAGCAGATAACCCAATTACCCGGTGCTATATATAAGATCATATAA
- the topA gene encoding type I DNA topoisomerase has protein sequence MADSLVIVESPAKAKTIGKYLGSKYIVKASMGHVRDLPKSQIGVEVENDFNPKYITIRGKGSVLKELKDASKKVKKVYLAADPDREGEAIAWHLAHALELDESQSLRVVFNEITKTAVKDAFKTPRKINMDLVNAQQARRILDRLVGYKISPLLWKKVKKGLSAGRVQSVAVKIILDRENEISAFVPEEYWTITAKLAVKGSSFEAKFTQLNGEKKELSSQQDVNEVLAAIADASFTVGEVKERERQRHPSPPFTTSSLQQEAARKLGFRAAKTMSVAQQLYEGVELGKEGTVGLITYMRTDSTRISGTAQDEAKEYITEKYGEPFVPESPRQYSKKAANAQDAHEAIRPTSVLRDPESVKPYMSRDQLRLYKLIWERFVASQMASAVLDTLSVDISAGTAVFRATGSKVRFPGFMKVYVEGNDDGTTEEDKYLPELHTGDKLEKQDIEPKQHFTQPPPRYTEARLVRTLEELGIGRPSTYAPTLETIQKRGYVAIEDKKFVPTELGELVIEQMEQFFPEILNVEFTANMEEDLDHVEEGSEDWVKVLSEFYKSFEKRLEVAEEEMKEIEIEDEVSDEICEKCGKPLVYKLGRFGKFLACSGFPDCRNTKPIVKDIGVTCPKCKEGHVVERRSKKGRIFFGCDRYPECDFVSWDKPSPKPCPNCSSLMVEKKSKQGVKLQCTSCDYSEMVEEQDEAAEM, from the coding sequence GTGGCGGATTCACTCGTCATCGTAGAATCGCCTGCCAAGGCGAAGACGATTGGCAAATATCTCGGCAGTAAATATATCGTGAAGGCTTCGATGGGTCATGTGCGCGATTTGCCGAAAAGCCAGATCGGGGTTGAGGTGGAGAACGACTTCAATCCGAAATACATTACGATCCGCGGAAAAGGTTCTGTCTTAAAGGAACTGAAGGATGCTAGCAAAAAGGTAAAGAAAGTATACCTCGCAGCTGACCCCGATCGCGAAGGGGAAGCCATCGCATGGCATCTTGCCCATGCCTTGGAGCTGGATGAATCTCAAAGCCTGCGGGTCGTATTTAACGAAATTACGAAAACGGCCGTCAAGGATGCTTTCAAGACGCCGCGCAAAATTAATATGGATCTCGTCAACGCCCAGCAGGCCAGACGGATTCTTGACCGTCTGGTGGGCTACAAGATCAGCCCTCTTTTATGGAAGAAAGTCAAAAAAGGGCTGTCGGCCGGGCGCGTTCAGTCCGTTGCTGTCAAGATTATTCTGGATCGCGAGAACGAAATCAGCGCGTTCGTGCCGGAAGAATATTGGACAATTACGGCCAAGCTGGCCGTGAAGGGCTCTTCGTTCGAGGCGAAGTTTACGCAGCTGAACGGGGAGAAGAAGGAGCTGTCCAGCCAGCAGGACGTGAATGAGGTGCTTGCGGCGATTGCGGATGCCTCTTTTACGGTCGGCGAAGTCAAGGAGCGCGAGCGCCAGCGTCACCCGTCGCCGCCGTTCACGACAAGCTCATTGCAGCAGGAAGCGGCGCGCAAGCTCGGTTTCCGGGCCGCCAAGACGATGTCGGTCGCCCAGCAGCTGTATGAGGGTGTGGAGCTTGGCAAGGAAGGCACAGTCGGTTTGATTACGTACATGCGTACCGACTCCACCCGGATATCCGGTACCGCGCAAGACGAGGCGAAGGAGTACATTACGGAGAAGTACGGAGAGCCGTTCGTACCCGAAAGCCCTAGGCAGTATTCAAAGAAAGCGGCAAATGCGCAGGATGCGCACGAAGCGATCCGGCCAACGTCCGTCCTTCGGGATCCGGAATCGGTAAAGCCGTACATGAGCCGTGATCAGCTCCGCTTGTATAAATTGATCTGGGAACGCTTTGTCGCAAGTCAGATGGCCTCTGCTGTACTGGATACGCTTTCTGTGGATATTTCGGCAGGTACTGCCGTTTTTCGGGCTACCGGATCCAAGGTGCGCTTCCCCGGCTTTATGAAGGTCTATGTCGAGGGCAACGACGACGGAACGACCGAAGAGGATAAATACCTTCCGGAGCTGCATACGGGCGACAAGCTCGAGAAGCAGGATATCGAGCCGAAGCAGCACTTCACTCAGCCGCCTCCGCGTTATACCGAGGCACGGCTTGTAAGGACGCTGGAGGAGCTTGGAATCGGACGGCCGAGTACTTACGCGCCTACGCTTGAAACGATCCAGAAGCGCGGCTACGTTGCCATTGAGGATAAGAAATTTGTCCCGACGGAGCTGGGCGAGCTTGTCATTGAGCAGATGGAGCAATTTTTCCCCGAGATACTGAATGTGGAATTCACCGCAAACATGGAAGAGGATTTGGACCATGTCGAGGAAGGCTCCGAGGATTGGGTCAAGGTGCTGTCGGAATTTTACAAATCGTTTGAAAAGCGGCTTGAGGTCGCTGAGGAAGAGATGAAGGAAATCGAGATTGAAGACGAGGTTTCCGACGAGATTTGCGAGAAATGCGGCAAGCCGTTGGTGTATAAGCTCGGCCGATTCGGGAAGTTTTTGGCGTGCTCCGGTTTTCCGGATTGCCGGAACACGAAGCCGATCGTGAAAGACATCGGCGTAACTTGTCCGAAGTGCAAGGAAGGCCATGTCGTGGAACGACGGAGCAAGAAGGGGCGGATATTCTTCGGATGCGACCGCTATCCGGAGTGCGATTTCGTATCTTGGGATAAACCTTCGCCCAAGCCGTGCCCGAATTGCAGCAGCTTAATGGTAGAGAAGAAGAGCAAGCAGGGGGTCAAGCTTCAATGCACTTCCTGCGACTATTCCGAAATGGTTGAGGAACAGGACGAAGCAGCAGAGATGTAG
- the fliE gene encoding flagellar hook-basal body complex protein FliE, with protein sequence MIQNTMFQASGVSPLQMREQAPAAEKTPAESIRSFGSYLSDALNSVSAQEQQAHVMSDKMMIGQVNVDQAMISAQQALLSIQLTTQVRNKVVEAYQEIMRTQI encoded by the coding sequence ATGATTCAAAACACAATGTTCCAAGCTTCGGGCGTTTCGCCCCTTCAAATGCGAGAGCAAGCCCCGGCGGCAGAGAAGACTCCAGCCGAATCCATCCGCAGCTTCGGTTCGTATTTGAGTGATGCCTTGAACTCTGTTTCCGCACAGGAACAACAGGCTCATGTCATGAGCGACAAAATGATGATTGGACAAGTCAACGTGGATCAGGCGATGATATCCGCCCAGCAGGCACTGTTGAGCATTCAGCTCACAACACAGGTCCGAAACAAAGTGGTAGAAGCCTATCAAGAGATCATGCGTACGCAAATCTAA
- the flgC gene encoding flagellar basal body rod protein FlgC: MNISNGFSINASALTAQRLRMDVISSNLANAETTRARIENGQAVPYRRKTVVLSPQSESFEGMLRAQMNGEATGQGVRVAAVKEDPSPLKQVYNPTHPDANAEGYVYMPNVDVTREMVDMIAATRSYEANVTAINASKAMIMKALEIGR; the protein is encoded by the coding sequence ATGAATATTAGCAACGGCTTTTCGATCAATGCATCGGCTCTTACGGCCCAGCGTCTTCGCATGGACGTCATTTCTTCGAACCTAGCCAATGCGGAAACGACAAGGGCCCGGATCGAGAATGGACAAGCGGTTCCGTACCGCCGCAAGACAGTAGTTCTTTCGCCGCAGAGCGAGTCGTTCGAAGGGATGCTTAGAGCCCAGATGAACGGAGAAGCCACAGGCCAAGGGGTACGGGTCGCTGCCGTGAAGGAGGATCCATCTCCGCTTAAGCAGGTATACAACCCGACTCATCCGGACGCGAATGCGGAGGGATATGTCTATATGCCTAATGTGGACGTCACAAGGGAAATGGTGGATATGATCGCGGCTACCCGGTCCTATGAAGCCAACGTGACTGCCATTAATGCATCGAAGGCCATGATTATGAAGGCGCTGGAGATCGGCAGATAG
- the hslU gene encoding ATP-dependent protease ATPase subunit HslU, translated as MTPRQIVSELDKYIVGQKEAKKSVAVALRNRYRRSLLSDEERDEIVPKNILMIGPTGVGKTEIARRLAKLVNAPFVKVEATKFTEVGYVGRDVESMVRDLVETAIRMVKLERTEKVKDKAEEMANERIVQLLAPSTKSQKSQRNPFEMLFGGSNPSQAADDDAEDKDESLKEKRRQIRFNLLSGKLEDETIEIDVEDTAPNMFDMFAGQGNDQMGMNMQEMFGSLMPKRTKRRKLSVKEARKVLTQEEAAKLIDMDDVIQESIRRAEQSGIIFIDEIDKVASQGRQSGPDVSREGVQRDILPIVEGSTIMTKYGPVKTDFVLFIAAGAFHIAKPSDLIPELQGRFPIRVELNSLTLDDFVSILTEPKNALTKQYINLLRTEELEVEFSPEAIREIAQIAASVNQNTENIGARRLHTILEKLLEDLSFEAPELTLERMVITPQYVREKLAGIAQDRDLSQYIL; from the coding sequence ATGACCCCAAGACAAATTGTTTCCGAGTTGGATAAGTATATCGTCGGACAGAAGGAAGCGAAGAAATCCGTTGCGGTAGCGCTCCGCAACCGCTATCGGCGCAGCTTGCTGTCCGATGAGGAGCGCGATGAGATCGTTCCGAAGAACATTCTGATGATCGGCCCTACGGGCGTCGGCAAAACGGAAATTGCCCGGAGGCTTGCGAAGCTGGTGAACGCTCCTTTTGTGAAGGTGGAGGCTACGAAGTTTACCGAGGTCGGGTACGTGGGACGCGACGTAGAGTCCATGGTGCGCGACCTGGTGGAAACAGCGATTCGCATGGTGAAGCTGGAGCGCACGGAGAAGGTCAAGGACAAAGCCGAAGAGATGGCGAACGAGCGGATCGTGCAGCTGCTGGCCCCGTCAACCAAGAGCCAGAAGAGCCAACGCAACCCGTTTGAGATGCTGTTCGGCGGCAGCAATCCGTCTCAGGCCGCAGACGATGATGCGGAAGATAAAGACGAAAGCCTGAAGGAGAAACGGAGACAGATCCGTTTTAATCTGCTGTCCGGAAAGCTTGAGGACGAAACGATCGAGATCGATGTCGAGGACACCGCTCCGAATATGTTTGATATGTTCGCAGGGCAGGGCAATGATCAGATGGGCATGAATATGCAGGAGATGTTCGGCAGCCTGATGCCGAAGCGGACGAAACGGCGCAAGCTGTCAGTCAAGGAAGCGAGAAAAGTGCTTACGCAAGAGGAGGCCGCCAAGCTGATTGATATGGATGATGTCATCCAGGAGTCGATCCGGCGCGCCGAACAATCGGGCATTATTTTCATCGATGAGATCGACAAGGTAGCCAGCCAAGGCCGCCAATCGGGTCCAGACGTATCCAGGGAAGGCGTTCAGCGCGACATCCTGCCGATCGTGGAAGGCTCTACGATCATGACCAAATATGGGCCGGTGAAGACGGATTTCGTGCTGTTTATCGCCGCAGGCGCTTTCCATATTGCTAAGCCTTCAGATCTGATTCCCGAGCTGCAGGGCCGGTTCCCGATCCGTGTGGAGCTGAACAGCTTGACGCTGGATGATTTTGTGTCCATTTTGACCGAGCCGAAGAATGCGCTGACCAAGCAATATATCAATTTGCTGCGGACCGAAGAGCTTGAAGTGGAGTTTTCCCCGGAGGCCATTCGGGAAATTGCCCAGATCGCGGCCTCGGTGAACCAAAACACCGAAAATATCGGTGCACGCAGACTGCATACCATCCTGGAGAAGCTGCTGGAGGATCTGTCATTCGAAGCGCCTGAGCTCACGCTGGAGCGAATGGTGATTACGCCTCAATACGTGAGGGAAAAACTCGCCGGCATCGCCCAGGACCGGGATTTAAGCCAATATATTTTGTAA
- the trmFO gene encoding FADH(2)-oxidizing methylenetetrahydrofolate--tRNA-(uracil(54)-C(5))-methyltransferase TrmFO: MTLTDTQRVTVIGAGLAGSEAAWQIASRGIPVTLYEMRPVVKTPAHHTDKFAELVCSNSLRANTLTNAVGVLKEEMRMLNSLVIGSADRNAVPAGGALAVDRDGFSGEITETLHQHPLIEVVNEEIQHIPEEGIVVIATGPLTSPALSAQIRELMGEDYFYFYDAAAPIVEKDSIDMSKVYLASRYDKGEAAYLNCPMTEEEFDAFYDALVNAEVAQLKEFEKEIYFEGCMPIEVMMKRGKQTALFGPMKPVGLVNPHTGKLPYAVVQLRQDNAAGTLYNLVGFQTHLKWGEQKRIISMIPGLENAEIVRYGVMHRNTFVNSPKLLQQTYQVKTRPNLYLAGQMTGVEGYVESAASGLIAGINAARAALGQEGIVFPQESTIGSMAYYITHADPDNFQPMNANFGLLPKLETRIRNKKEKNEALANRALDHIREFINDNQLNTL, encoded by the coding sequence ATGACGTTGACAGACACACAGAGAGTAACGGTGATCGGCGCGGGCCTGGCCGGCAGTGAAGCGGCTTGGCAGATCGCAAGCCGCGGGATTCCCGTTACCTTATACGAAATGCGGCCGGTCGTGAAGACGCCGGCCCATCATACAGACAAGTTCGCAGAGCTGGTCTGCAGCAACTCGCTCCGTGCAAATACGTTGACCAATGCAGTCGGCGTATTGAAGGAAGAGATGCGCATGCTGAACTCGCTCGTAATCGGCTCGGCGGACCGCAACGCCGTGCCGGCGGGCGGAGCGCTTGCGGTGGATCGTGACGGGTTCTCCGGTGAAATCACGGAGACGCTCCATCAGCATCCGTTAATTGAGGTTGTAAATGAAGAAATTCAGCATATACCTGAAGAAGGGATCGTCGTCATTGCGACAGGACCTTTGACCTCTCCCGCATTGTCGGCTCAAATCCGCGAGCTGATGGGCGAAGACTACTTCTACTTCTATGATGCGGCTGCACCGATCGTAGAGAAGGACTCCATTGATATGAGCAAGGTATATCTTGCTTCCCGATATGACAAAGGCGAGGCCGCCTATCTGAATTGCCCGATGACGGAAGAGGAATTCGATGCTTTCTACGATGCGCTGGTCAACGCCGAAGTTGCCCAGCTCAAGGAGTTTGAGAAGGAAATTTATTTCGAGGGCTGCATGCCGATCGAAGTGATGATGAAGCGGGGCAAGCAAACCGCTCTGTTCGGCCCGATGAAGCCGGTCGGACTGGTGAACCCGCATACCGGCAAGCTTCCATACGCCGTCGTTCAGCTGCGTCAGGACAATGCTGCCGGTACGCTGTACAATCTGGTAGGCTTCCAGACCCATCTGAAATGGGGAGAGCAGAAGCGCATTATCTCGATGATTCCGGGGCTGGAGAATGCCGAGATCGTACGGTATGGCGTTATGCACCGCAATACATTCGTCAATTCGCCGAAGCTGCTTCAGCAAACCTATCAAGTGAAGACGCGTCCGAATTTGTACCTCGCCGGGCAGATGACGGGTGTCGAAGGCTACGTTGAGTCCGCCGCCTCCGGCTTGATTGCAGGCATCAATGCGGCAAGAGCAGCACTTGGACAAGAAGGGATCGTATTCCCGCAGGAATCGACGATCGGCAGCATGGCTTATTACATTACGCATGCCGATCCGGATAATTTCCAGCCGATGAACGCGAATTTCGGACTGCTGCCGAAGCTGGAGACCCGGATCCGGAATAAGAAAGAGAAGAATGAAGCTTTGGCTAATCGCGCTCTGGATCATATTCGCGAGTTCATCAATGACAACCAACTGAATACGCTGTAA
- the fliF gene encoding flagellar basal-body MS-ring/collar protein FliF yields MNERIAQYRDRVTQYWNQFSKKQKLMLSATVAFVLIALVVLTMQFSKTKYEVAFRDLNSSDAAGIISHLESQGISYKLSPDGRSISVPSTEAARVQIDVGSQGLVQNGTIGFETFEQNASAIGMTDNEFEVKYVNALNGEVERLLEKMQGVQDATVLLNLPKESVFAKNGNEDQASASVVLHFKPGYRPNQEVIDGYYNLVKTAIPNLPIDNITITNDEVELLATAKGGQGGLIGRVEENFALQKKFESEVRQNVQQFLSQYMGSSKVNVLVASKLNFDQVQSKENLVTPVDEEEMKGIELSVQEIQKNYTGSSSPAGGVAGVGEEAVPGYPSDSESGQSTSEESSSTINYEVNRITKDIIASPYTVKDLTINVAVEPPAGQQTLDEDTRTAIQNILINIVRASLADSGTTYTDAQLSQKVSVNSQVFNVNPDENSKTVLSQPVLWGIGIAALALIAGGTYFFIRKRRRQQEEYEEDIPLPPVTEFPSINLESVTNESQVRKQLETLAKKKPDEFVNLLRTWLAEE; encoded by the coding sequence GTGAACGAGAGAATCGCCCAATATCGGGATCGAGTAACCCAATATTGGAATCAATTTAGCAAGAAGCAAAAACTGATGTTGAGTGCTACGGTAGCCTTCGTGCTGATCGCACTGGTCGTACTGACGATGCAGTTCTCCAAGACGAAGTACGAGGTGGCTTTCAGGGATTTGAATTCCAGTGATGCCGCCGGCATTATCAGCCACCTGGAATCGCAAGGTATTTCCTACAAGCTGAGCCCGGACGGACGAAGCATCTCCGTACCGAGCACCGAGGCGGCCAGAGTACAGATTGATGTCGGCTCCCAGGGCCTGGTGCAGAACGGAACGATCGGCTTCGAAACGTTCGAGCAAAATGCATCCGCAATCGGCATGACCGATAACGAATTCGAAGTGAAGTATGTAAATGCATTAAACGGCGAGGTTGAGCGACTGCTTGAGAAGATGCAGGGCGTCCAAGATGCCACGGTGCTGCTCAATCTCCCGAAAGAAAGCGTGTTTGCCAAGAACGGCAATGAAGATCAGGCCAGCGCTTCCGTGGTCCTGCATTTCAAACCGGGATACCGGCCGAATCAGGAAGTGATCGACGGTTACTACAACCTGGTCAAGACGGCCATTCCCAACCTCCCGATCGACAATATAACCATAACCAATGACGAAGTTGAACTTCTTGCCACGGCCAAGGGCGGCCAAGGCGGACTGATCGGCAGGGTTGAAGAGAACTTTGCACTGCAGAAAAAATTTGAAAGCGAAGTACGACAGAATGTGCAACAGTTCCTGTCCCAGTACATGGGATCGAGCAAAGTGAACGTACTCGTTGCTTCCAAGCTGAATTTCGATCAGGTACAGAGCAAGGAAAATCTCGTAACCCCCGTCGATGAAGAAGAGATGAAGGGGATCGAGCTCAGCGTACAGGAAATTCAGAAAAATTATACCGGGTCCAGCAGTCCTGCCGGCGGAGTTGCCGGAGTGGGCGAAGAAGCGGTTCCCGGGTATCCGAGCGATTCCGAGAGCGGACAGTCGACGTCGGAAGAGTCGTCGTCCACCATCAATTATGAAGTGAATCGCATTACAAAGGACATTATTGCAAGTCCATATACCGTTAAAGACTTAACCATTAATGTCGCAGTTGAACCACCTGCAGGCCAGCAAACGCTGGACGAAGACACCCGGACGGCGATCCAGAACATTCTCATCAACATTGTGAGAGCTTCGCTTGCTGATTCAGGTACTACCTATACAGACGCACAATTGTCGCAAAAAGTTTCGGTTAATTCACAGGTATTTAATGTAAATCCGGATGAAAATTCGAAAACCGTTCTGTCCCAGCCGGTATTGTGGGGAATCGGCATCGCTGCATTGGCTTTGATCGCGGGAGGCACGTATTTCTTCATCCGCAAACGCAGAAGACAGCAGGAAGAATACGAGGAAGATATTCCGCTTCCGCCGGTGACCGAATTCCCATCGATCAATCTTGAGAGTGTAACGAACGAGAGCCAGGTCCGGAAGCAGCTCGAAACGTTGGCGAAGAAAAAGCCGGATGAATTCGTGAATCTGCTGCGTACATGGCTGGCTGAGGAATAG
- the sucD gene encoding succinate--CoA ligase subunit alpha: protein MSILIDKNTKVITQGITGKTALFHAKGALDYGTQMVGGTSPGKGGTEVEITLENGNTVKLPVFNTVEEAKAKTGATASVIYVPPAFAADSIMEAVDAEMELVICITEGIPVLDMVKVARYMEGKKTRLIGPNCPGVITSGECKIGIMPGYIHTPGHVGVVSRSGTLTYEAVHQLTARGIGQSSAVGIGGDPVKGTEFIDVLKLFNEDPNTKAVIMIGEIGGTAEEEAAEWIKANMTKPVVGFIGGATAPPGKRMGHAGAIISGGKGTAKEKIAVLEACGIKVAPTPAEMGSTLVSVLEEKGLLEACTTH, encoded by the coding sequence GTGAGTATTTTGATCGATAAAAATACAAAAGTTATCACACAAGGGATTACAGGTAAAACGGCTCTGTTCCATGCGAAGGGCGCCCTTGATTACGGTACGCAAATGGTCGGCGGCACCTCGCCGGGCAAAGGCGGCACGGAAGTGGAAATTACGCTGGAGAACGGCAATACCGTGAAGCTTCCGGTCTTCAACACCGTTGAGGAAGCGAAAGCGAAGACCGGCGCAACCGCAAGCGTAATCTATGTTCCGCCTGCATTTGCAGCCGATTCGATCATGGAAGCCGTCGATGCCGAGATGGAGCTTGTCATTTGCATCACGGAAGGCATTCCGGTGCTGGATATGGTGAAGGTTGCACGTTATATGGAAGGCAAGAAAACCCGCCTGATCGGGCCGAACTGTCCGGGTGTCATTACGTCGGGCGAATGCAAGATCGGAATTATGCCGGGTTATATCCATACGCCGGGCCATGTCGGCGTCGTATCGCGAAGCGGAACGCTGACCTATGAGGCGGTTCATCAGCTGACGGCACGCGGCATCGGACAATCGTCTGCCGTGGGAATCGGCGGAGACCCTGTTAAAGGCACCGAGTTTATCGATGTCTTGAAGCTGTTCAATGAAGATCCGAACACGAAAGCCGTTATTATGATCGGCGAAATCGGCGGTACGGCCGAGGAAGAAGCTGCCGAGTGGATCAAAGCCAACATGACCAAGCCGGTTGTCGGCTTCATTGGCGGAGCAACTGCGCCTCCAGGCAAACGCATGGGCCATGCCGGCGCGATCATTTCCGGTGGCAAAGGGACAGCGAAGGAGAAGATTGCTGTACTCGAGGCTTGCGGTATTAAAGTCGCTCCGACACCGGCCGAAATGGGATCGACGCTAGTCAGCGTGCTTGAGGAGAAGGGCTTGCTTGAGGCTTGCACTACTCATTAA
- the flgB gene encoding flagellar basal body rod protein FlgB: MNLLNNSSFQRLQGGLDAANLRNSVIANNIANVDTPHFKRSEVSFESLLKQEMEGAHLTLQGRRTDPRHIPIGPTGSIPSASITSDSSSSMNNNENNVDADREMVLLAENQLRYNSYIQAVNEQIRMMRTAIEGR, from the coding sequence GTGAATCTGTTGAACAATAGTTCCTTTCAGCGGCTTCAAGGCGGTTTGGACGCAGCGAATTTGAGAAACAGCGTCATTGCCAACAATATTGCCAACGTGGATACGCCTCATTTTAAGAGATCCGAAGTATCCTTCGAGAGTCTTTTGAAGCAGGAGATGGAAGGAGCTCATCTTACGCTGCAGGGGAGAAGGACGGATCCTAGACATATTCCGATCGGTCCAACCGGCAGCATCCCGAGCGCTTCGATTACGAGTGACAGCAGCAGCTCTATGAACAACAACGAGAATAATGTCGATGCGGACCGGGAAATGGTGCTGCTCGCGGAGAACCAGCTTCGTTACAATTCGTACATACAAGCAGTGAATGAGCAAATTCGCATGATGCGTACAGCGATTGAGGGGAGATAA